A single window of Gossypium arboreum isolate Shixiya-1 chromosome 13, ASM2569848v2, whole genome shotgun sequence DNA harbors:
- the LOC128286854 gene encoding RNA-binding protein involved in heterochromatin assembly dri1-like: MVLKIKMSCWVGGDWMCGACQHQNFNKREACQRCGYPKYGSPDVSTYLYNNSYNSAEVLAGDWYCSAMYCGVVNYASRTNCYRCGSLKNDFVGNYNTMGCDGTVPPGWKTGDWICTRYGCGVHNYASRIECFKCKTPRNFGNIYSKEYR; the protein is encoded by the exons atgg TTTTAAAGATAAAAATGAGCTGCTGGGTCGGAGGAGACTGGATGTGCGGCGCCTGCCAGCACCAGAATTTTAATAAGAGGGAAGCTTGCCAACGCTGCGGGTACCCCAAGTACGGCAGCCCCGATGTGTCGACTTACTTATACAACAACAGTTACAATAGTGCTGAAGTTTTAGCCGGGGACTGGTACTGTTCCGCCATGTACTGTGGGGTTGTCAACTACGCTAGCAGAACAAATTGCTATCGATGTGGTTCGTTGAAAAATGATTTTGTTGGTAATTATAATACAATGGGCTGTGATGGGACTGTTCCCCCTGGATGGAAAACCGGTGACTGGATTTGCACCAG ATATGGATGTGGAGTTCACAATTATGCTAGCAGGATCGAGTGCTTCAAGTGCAAGACCCCAAGGAATTTTGGTAATATATATAGCAAAGAATAccggtaa